From a region of the Megalops cyprinoides isolate fMegCyp1 chromosome 13, fMegCyp1.pri, whole genome shotgun sequence genome:
- the gatm gene encoding glycine amidinotransferase, mitochondrial, with translation MLRVRCLRGGSRGAEAAHLIGAMLGRAVTGWVQRALQSTSSSAAAVKSQLEVEDTVTDPVSQECPVCAYNEWDPLEEVIVGRAENARVPPFTVEVKANTYEKYWPFYQTYGGQTFPEDHLKKAVAEIEELCNILRLEGVTVRRPEPIDWSVQYKTPDFTSTGMYGAMPRDILLVVGNEIIEAPMAWRARFFEYRAYRPLIKEYFKKGAKWTTAPKPTMADELYDQDYPIRTVEDRHKLAAQGKFVTTEYEPCFDAADFMRAGRDIFVQRSQVTNYMGIEWMRRHLAPDYKVHIISFKDPNPMHIDATFNIIGPGLVLSNPDRPCRQIDMFHKAGWTVVKPPTPLIPDDHPLWMSSKWLSMNVLMLDEKRVVVDANETSIQKMFEKLGVKTIKVSIRHANSLGGGFHCWTTDVRRRGTLQSYFH, from the exons ATGCTGCGAGTAAGGTGTCTGAGAGGAGGTAGCAGGGGAGCTGAGGCAGCTCACCTTATTGGAGCTATG CTCGGCCGGGCAGTGACTGGGTGGGTGCAGAGGGCACTCCAGAGCACCTCCAGTTCAGCGGCTGCCGTTAAGTCGCAGCTGGAAGTGGAGGACACTGTTACTGATCCCGTTTCCCAGGAATGCCCGGTCTGCGCCTACAACGAATGGGACCCGCTCGAAGAAGTCATTGTTGGCAGAGCGGAGAACGCTCGCGTGCCTCCATTTACAGTGGAGGTCAAG GCAAACACCTACGAAAAGTATTGGCCCTTTTACCAAACGTATGGGGGCCAGACGTTTCCTGAGGACCACTTGAAAAAGGCTGTTGCAGAAATCGAGGAACTGTGCAATATTCTGCGTTTGGAGGGGGTTACTGTGAGGAGACCAGAGCCTATTGACTGGTCTGTTCAGTACAAGACACCAGATTTCACATCTACAG gcaTGTATGGAGCTATGCCTCGAGACATCCTACTCGTTGTTGGGAATGAGATTATTGAGGCACCTATGGCATGGAGAGCTCGTTTCTTTGAGTACCGGGCTTACCGGCCTCTCATCAAGGAGTACTTCAAAAAAGGTGCAAAATGGACCACAGCTCCAAAACCCACCATGGCCGATGAACTGTACGACCAG GACTACCCCATTCGAACTGTGGAGGACAGACACAAGCTGGCTGCACAGGGCAAGTTTGTGACCACTGAATATGAGCCCTGCTTCGATGCCGCTGACTTCATGCGCGCTGGAAGGGATATTTTTGTCCAGAGGAGCCAG GTGACAAACTACATGGGCATCGAATGGATGCGCCGGCACCTTGCGCCCGACTACAAGGTGCACATCATCTCCTTCAAGGACCCCAACCCCATGCACATCGACGCCACCTTCAACATCATCGGGCCGGGCCTGGTGCTGTCCAACCCGGACCGACCCTGCCGCCAG ATTGACATGTTTCATAAGGCTGGATGGACCGTGGTGAAGCCTCCAACGCCACTTATCCCTGATG ATCATCCCCTGTGGATGTCTTCTAAGTGGCTCTCTATGAATGTCTTAATGCTGGACGAAAAACGCGTCGTGGTTGACGCCAACGAGACTTCCATCCAAAAGATGTTTGAGAAACTTG GAGTTAAAACAATTAAGGTGAGCATCCGTCATGCCAACTCCCTGGGAGGTGGCTTCCACTGCTGGACCACTGACGTGCGTCGCCGTGGTACCCTACAGTCCTACTTCCACTAG
- the LOC118787686 gene encoding very long-chain acyl-CoA synthetase-like, giving the protein MYILSALFATVVILPLVLKLFFPYFWKDCLYLVDLISILVTFAKRRRRKPLFFVLDRFLEQTTTHPDRPFIVFENKVFTYRDTDQQSNKVARALRTHANLKEGDAVALYMGNEAAFIFTWLALAKLGCPAALLNHNVRSKSLLHCFSCSGAKVLIAAAELKDAVGDVLPSLRERGVTVFIMTRMCNTPGMDSLDDKTEEASDEPISPALRSGRTFQSPALYIYTSGTTGMPKAAVVNQDRLLAAMAVLASNGVSPGDVIYLNLPLYHTAGFLIGFIGSIETGSTIILRRKFSASQFWDDCRKHSVTVIQYIGEVMRYLCNTPKRENDKDHKVRLAIGNGLRADIWKEFLTRFGNIEIREFYASTEGNIGFVNYTGKIGAVGRVNFLHRKVFHYALIKYDTERDEPVRDSRGLCIEVPKGETGLLVARITKVAPFIGYARNAQQTEKKILRDVFQKGDLYFNSGDLLRIDQENFIYFQDRVGDTFRWKGENVATTEVSDILTMMDFIEEANVYGVHVPGHEGRIGMAAVTLKEGKEFDCASTYSHVASYLPSYAWPRFIRIQNSLEVTATFKQMKRKLVEEGFNPAVIQDAVYILSEKERRYVPMLQETYNSIVSQKMKL; this is encoded by the exons atgtacattttatctGCACTTTTTGCCACTGTGGTTATTTTGCCACTAgttttgaaactgttttttcCCTACTTTTGGAAAGATTGCCTCTATCTTGTGGATTTGATAAGCATCCTGGTTACATTTGCGAAGCGTCGAAGAAGAAAGCCCTTGTTCTTTGTTTTGGATAGATTTTTGGAGCAGACAACGACACATCCCGATAGACCGTTCattgtgtttgaaaacaaagtGTTTACTTATCGGGATACGGACCAACAGAGCAACAAAGTCGCCAGGGCTTTACGCACGCACGCGAATTTAAAAGAAGGGGACGCGGTGGCGCTGTACATGGGGAACGAAGCTGCGTTCATTTTTACCTGGCTTGCGTTGGCAAAATTGGGCTGCCCCGCAGCTCTCCTGAATCACAACGTAAGATCCAAATCACTTCTGCACTGCTTTAGTTGTTCTGGCGCAAAGGTTTTAATTGCAGCTGCAG AGCTGAAGGATGCAGTTGGGGACGTTCTACCCTCTCTCAGAGAGCGGGGAGTGACTGTGTTCATCATGACAAGAATGTGCAACACTCCTGGCATGGACAGCCTGGATGATAAGACAGAGGAGGCCTCTGATGAGCCCATATCACCAGCACTGAGGTCAGGCAGAACCTTCCAGAGCCCTGCATTGTATATCTACACTTCTGGGACAACAG GCATGCCCAAAGCTGCCGTGGTCAATCAGGACCGCCTCCTGGCTGCCATGGCGGTTCTAGCGTCCAATGGAGTCTCTCCAGGAGATGTCATTTACCTCAACCTGCCCCTGTACCACACAGCTGGCTTCCTCATAGGCTTCATTGGGTCCATTGAAACAG GCTCAACTATCATTCTGCGACGTAAATTCTCAGCCTCTCAGTTCTGGGATGACTGCAGGAAGCACAGCGTGACTGTAATCCAGTACATAGGAGAAGTGATGCGCTATCTCTGCAACACCCCAAAG aGAGAGAATGATAAGGACCACAAAGTGAGGCTTGCCATTGGCAATGGTCTCAGAGCAGATATATGGAAAGAGTTTTTGACTCGATTCGGCAATATTGAAATCAGAGAATTCTACGCCTCCACAGAAGGAAATATTGGCTTTGTGAACTATACGGGGAAGATTGGAGCAGTCGGAAGGGTCAACTTTTTACACAGG AAAGTCTTCCACTATGCGCTGATTAAatatgacacagagagagatgagccAGTCAGAGACTCTAGGGGGCTCTGTATTGAGGTACCTAAAG GAGAAACAGGACTTTTGGTAGCCAGGATAACAAAAGTTGCTCCTTTCATCGGATATGCAAGAAATGCACAGCAAACGGAGAAGAAGATACTTAGGGATGTCTTTCAGAAAGGAGACCTGTACTTCAACAGTGGAGACCTGTTGAGGATCGATCAGGAAAATTTCATCTACTTCCAGGACCGTGTTGGAGACACTTTCAG GTGGAAAGGGGAGAATGTCGCCACAACTGAAGTGTCAGACATCCTCACAATGATGGACTTTATTGAGGAAGCAAATGTTTATGGTGTTCATGTGCCAG GTCATGAAGGGAGGATAGGAATGGCTGCTGTAACACTGAAAGAAGGCAAAGAGTTTGACTGCGCCAGCACATACAGCCATGTTGCCAGCTACCTGCCATCTTATGCCTGGCCACGTTTCATAAGGATTCAG AATTCATTAGAGGTAACAGCAACATTcaaacagatgaaaagaaaattagTAGAAGAGGGCTTTAACCCGGCTGTGATCCAGGATGCTGTTTATATTCTCAGTGAAAAAGAAAGGAGATATGTGCCAATGTTGCAAGAAACATACAATTCAATtgtgtcacaaaaaatgaagcTATGA
- the LOC118787685 gene encoding very long-chain acyl-CoA synthetase-like, which yields METLFTILAGLAVLLIFLHVQHPYFLHDCRYIWTVFSIRSKRLKITEKNYTILDCFLDRVKTQPDKPFIVFENKGYSFLDADRQSNKVARALKTQGCLREGDTAALLIGNEPCFVWVWLGLFKLGCAVALLNYNIRSKSLLHCFSCCGAKVLIAASEFKEAVEEMLPMLREQNISVYILTKDCDTLGMESLADKIEEASDEALSPHLRSNVTMGSPAFYIYTSGTTGLPKAAMVPQQKVWGATFLLTFGGATSTDVIYIYLPLYHSSALMIGLTGAIDKGITVILRRKFSVSQFWEDCRKHNVTVILYIGELMRYLCNSPKTENDRNHKVRLAIGNGIRANVWREFVNRFGNIGIKELYAATEGNMSFMNYVGKIGAVGRVNFYHRRVFPYALIKYDVERDEPIRDSRGLCIEVPKGETGLFISKISKFAPFTGYVNNPQQSEKKLLRNVFQKGDLYFNSGDLLRIDQENFIYFQDRVGDTFRWKGENVATTEVSDILTMMDFIEEANVYGVHVPGHEGRIGMAAVRLKEGKEFDCSGTYSHVASYLPSYAWPCFIRIQNSLLKTGTFKQIKVNLRAEGFNPSEIQDPLYFLDDKQQNCIPMTQEVYDSIVSGSKKL from the exons ATGGAGACGCTGTTCACAATTCTTGCAGGATTAGCTGTTCTGCTAATTTTTCTGCATGTCCAGCATCCTTATTTTCTGCACGATTGCCGCTACATCTGGACAGTTTTCAGCATAAGGTCAAAGAGGCTGAAAATCACAGAGAAAAACTATACTATCCTGGACTGTTTTCTCGACAGAGTGAAGACTCAACCAGACAAACCGTTCATTGTTTTTGAGAATAAAGGATACTCTTTTCTAGATGCGGACAGACAGAGCAATAAAGTTGCAAGAGCGCTGAAGACCCAGGGatgtctgagagagggggacacCGCTGCCCTTTTGATAGGAAATGAACCTTGTTTTGTATGGGTCTGGCTCGGACTTTTCAAGTTAGGCTGTGCTGTTGCGCTGCTGAATTACAATATCAGGTCAAAATCCTTACTGCATTGCTTCTCCTGCTGTGGTGCGAAAGTTCTCATAGCTGCTTCAG AGTTCAAAGAGGCAGTTGAAGAAATGCTGCCAATGCTGAGAGAGCAGAATATCTCTGTCTACATCCTCACTAAAGACTGTGACACGCTGGGCATGGAAAGCCTCGCTGACAAGATCGAAGAGGCGTCCGACGAAGCACTGTCGCCACACCTTAGGTCAAATGTCACAATGGGAAGCCCAGCATTCTACATCTACACATCTGGCACAACAG GGCTTCCCAAAGCTGCTATGGTGCCTCAGCAGAAGGTTTGGGGAGCAACTTTCCTGCTAACGTTTGGAGGAGCCACCTCTACAGATGTGATCTACATCTATCTTCCCCTGTATCACTCTTCTGCACTGATGATAGGGCTAACTGGTGCAATTGACAAGG GTATAACAGTCATTTTGAGGCGGAAATTTTCAGTCTCTCAGTTCTGGGAGGACTGCAGGAAACACAACGTTACAGTGATTCTGTACATTGGGGAGCTAATGCGCTATCTCTGCAACAGTCCAAAG acagagaatgaCCGAAACCACAAAGTAAGACTAGCGATCGGCAATGGCATCAGAGCCAATGTCTGGAGGGAGTTTGTGAATCGATTCGGTAACATTGGCATTAAAGAGCTGTATGCGGCTACAGAGGGAAACATGAGTTTTATGAACTATGTAGGGAAGATTGGAGCAGTTGGACGAGTTAATTTCTATCACAGG AGAGTTTTCCCCTATGCACTGATTAAATACGATGTAGAAAGAGATGAACCAATAAGGGACTCCAGAGGTCTGTGTATTGAAGTTCCTAAGG GTGAAACAGGGCTGTTTATATCAAAGATCTCCAAGTTTGCCCCTTTTACTGGATATGTGAACAATCCTCAGCAATCAGAGAAGAAGCTACTGAGGAATGTCTTTCAGAAAGGAGACCTGTACTTCAACAGCGGAGACCTGCTGAGGATTGATCAGGAAAATTTCATCTACTTCCAAGACCGTGTTGGAGACACTTTTCG GTGGAAAGGGGAGAATGTCGCCACAACTGAAGTGTCAGACATCCTCACAATGATGGACTTTATTGAGGAAGCAAATGTGTATGGTGTTCACGTGCCAG GTCATGAAGGGAGGATAGGAATGGCTGCTGTAAGACTGAAAGAAGGCAAAGAGTTTGACTGCTCCGGCACATACAGCCATGTTGCCAGCTACCTGCCATCTTATGCCTGGCCATGTTTCATAAGGATTCAG aATTCTTTACTGAAAACTGGAACCTTCAAGCAAATCAAAGTAAACCTAAGGGCGGAGGGCTTCAATCCATCTGAAATTCAGGatcctctgtattttctggATGACAAACAACAGAACTGCATACCAATGACACAGGAGGTCTACGATTCTATTGTTTCAGGGAGCAAAAAGCTATGA